From the genome of Caloenas nicobarica isolate bCalNic1 chromosome 16, bCalNic1.hap1, whole genome shotgun sequence, one region includes:
- the MAPKAPK5 gene encoding MAP kinase-activated protein kinase 5 isoform X2: MSGEPEMDKTIKETSILEEYNINWTQKLGAGISGPVRVCVKKSSQERFALKILLDRPKARNEVRLHMMCATHPNIVQIIEVYANSVQFPHESSPRARLLIVMEMMEGGELFHRISQHRHFTEKQASQVTKQIALALQHCHSLNIAHRDLKPENLLFKDNSLDAPVKLCDFGFAKVDQGDLMTPQFTPYYVAPQVLEAQRRHQKEKSGIIPTSPTPYTYNKSCDLWSLGVIIYVMLCGYPPFYSKHHSRTIPKDMRKKIMTGSFEFPEEEWSQISEMAKDIVRKLLKVKPEERLTIEGVLDHPWLNSTEALDNILPSAQLMMDKAMVAGIQQAHAEQLANMRIQDLKVSLKPLHSVNNPILRKRKLLGTKPKDGVYIHDPENGSNDSNVALEKLRDVIAQCILPQAGENEDEKLNEVMQEAWKYNRECKLLRDTLQSFSWNGRGFTDKVDRLKLAEIVKQVIEEQTNSHDSQ, from the exons ATGTCGGGGGAGCCCGAGATGGACAAGACGATCAAG GAAACCTCCATTTTAGAGGAGTACAACATTAACTGGACGCAGAAGCTGGGAGCTGGGATCAGCGGTCCTGTTAG AGTCTGCGTGAAAAAATCCTCTCAAGAACGCTTTGCACTGAAAATTCTTCTCGATCGTCCAAAAGCTAGAAATGAG GTACGTCTGCACATGATGTGTGCAACACATCCAAATATTGTTCAAATTATTGAAGTTTATGCTAACAGTGTGCAGTTCCCACATGAGTCCAGCCCAAG GGCTCGGCTCCTAATTGTAATGGAGATGATGGAAGGGGGAGAgctatttcacagaatcagCCAGCACCGGCACTTTACTGAGAAGCAAGCAAGCCAAGTAACAAAGCAG ATAGCTTTGGCTTTGCAGCACTGCCACTCATTAAACATTGCACACAGAGACCTCAAGCCCGAGAATCTCCTCTTCAAGGATAACTCTCTG GATGCACCTGTTAAATTGTGTGACTTTGGATTTGCCAAAGTAGACCAAGGTGACTTGATGACACCACAGTTCACTCCATATTACGTAGCACCTCAG GTATTGGAGGCACAAAGACggcatcagaaagaaaaatctggtaTTATTCCCACCTCTCCAACACCTTACACTTACAACAAG AGCTGTGACTTGTGGTCCCTGGGTGTCATTATTTACGTGATGCTGTGTGGATACCCTCCGTTTTACTCCAAACACCATAGTCGGACAATTCCAAAGGACATGCGGAAAAAGATCATGACAGGAAGTTTTGAATTTCCAGAGGAAGAGTGGAGCCAGATCTCAGAAATGGCGAAAGACATTGTGCGAAA GCTGCTGAAGGTCAAACCTGAGGAACGACTGACCATCGAAGGTGTCCTGGACCATCCCTGGCTCAACTCCACCGAGGCGCTTGATAACATCCTGCCCTCTGCCCAGCTGATGATGGACAAG GCGATGGTTGCAGGGATACAGCAGGCTCATGCGGAACAGCTTGCGAACATGAGAATCCAAGACCTCAAAGTCAGTCTCAAACCCCTTCACTCCGTCAACAACCCAATCCTGCGCAAAAGGAAATTACTGGG CACGAAGCCAAAGGATGGTGTTTACATCCATGACCCTGAGAATGGAAGTAATGATTCCAATGTGGCTCTGGAAAAGCTCAGAGATGTGATTGCTCAGTGCATTCTACCCCAGGCTG GAGAGAATGAAGATGAGAAGCTGAATGAAGTGATGCAGGAGGCATGGAAGTATAATAGAGAGTGTAAGTTGCTGCGAGACACTCTTCAGAGCTTCAGCTGGAACG GCAGAGGATTCACAGATAAAGTGGATCGACTAAAACTGGCAGAAATAGTAAAACAAGTTATCGAAGAGCAGACAAACTCCCATGACTCTCAATAG
- the MAPKAPK5 gene encoding MAP kinase-activated protein kinase 5 isoform X1, with the protein MSGEPEMDKTIKETSILEEYNINWTQKLGAGISGPVRVCVKKSSQERFALKILLDRPKARNEVRLHMMCATHPNIVQIIEVYANSVQFPHESSPRARLLIVMEMMEGGELFHRISQHRHFTEKQASQVTKQIALALQHCHSLNIAHRDLKPENLLFKDNSLDAPVKLCDFGFAKVDQGDLMTPQFTPYYVAPQVLEAQRRHQKEKSGIIPTSPTPYTYNKSCDLWSLGVIIYVMLCGYPPFYSKHHSRTIPKDMRKKIMTGSFEFPEEEWSQISEMAKDIVRKLLKVKPEERLTIEGVLDHPWLNSTEALDNILPSAQLMMDKAMVAGIQQAHAEQLANMRIQDLKVSLKPLHSVNNPILRKRKLLGTKPKDGVYIHDPENGSNDSNVALEKLRDVIAQCILPQAGKGENEDEKLNEVMQEAWKYNRECKLLRDTLQSFSWNGRGFTDKVDRLKLAEIVKQVIEEQTNSHDSQ; encoded by the exons ATGTCGGGGGAGCCCGAGATGGACAAGACGATCAAG GAAACCTCCATTTTAGAGGAGTACAACATTAACTGGACGCAGAAGCTGGGAGCTGGGATCAGCGGTCCTGTTAG AGTCTGCGTGAAAAAATCCTCTCAAGAACGCTTTGCACTGAAAATTCTTCTCGATCGTCCAAAAGCTAGAAATGAG GTACGTCTGCACATGATGTGTGCAACACATCCAAATATTGTTCAAATTATTGAAGTTTATGCTAACAGTGTGCAGTTCCCACATGAGTCCAGCCCAAG GGCTCGGCTCCTAATTGTAATGGAGATGATGGAAGGGGGAGAgctatttcacagaatcagCCAGCACCGGCACTTTACTGAGAAGCAAGCAAGCCAAGTAACAAAGCAG ATAGCTTTGGCTTTGCAGCACTGCCACTCATTAAACATTGCACACAGAGACCTCAAGCCCGAGAATCTCCTCTTCAAGGATAACTCTCTG GATGCACCTGTTAAATTGTGTGACTTTGGATTTGCCAAAGTAGACCAAGGTGACTTGATGACACCACAGTTCACTCCATATTACGTAGCACCTCAG GTATTGGAGGCACAAAGACggcatcagaaagaaaaatctggtaTTATTCCCACCTCTCCAACACCTTACACTTACAACAAG AGCTGTGACTTGTGGTCCCTGGGTGTCATTATTTACGTGATGCTGTGTGGATACCCTCCGTTTTACTCCAAACACCATAGTCGGACAATTCCAAAGGACATGCGGAAAAAGATCATGACAGGAAGTTTTGAATTTCCAGAGGAAGAGTGGAGCCAGATCTCAGAAATGGCGAAAGACATTGTGCGAAA GCTGCTGAAGGTCAAACCTGAGGAACGACTGACCATCGAAGGTGTCCTGGACCATCCCTGGCTCAACTCCACCGAGGCGCTTGATAACATCCTGCCCTCTGCCCAGCTGATGATGGACAAG GCGATGGTTGCAGGGATACAGCAGGCTCATGCGGAACAGCTTGCGAACATGAGAATCCAAGACCTCAAAGTCAGTCTCAAACCCCTTCACTCCGTCAACAACCCAATCCTGCGCAAAAGGAAATTACTGGG CACGAAGCCAAAGGATGGTGTTTACATCCATGACCCTGAGAATGGAAGTAATGATTCCAATGTGGCTCTGGAAAAGCTCAGAGATGTGATTGCTCAGTGCATTCTACCCCAGGCTGGTAAAG GAGAGAATGAAGATGAGAAGCTGAATGAAGTGATGCAGGAGGCATGGAAGTATAATAGAGAGTGTAAGTTGCTGCGAGACACTCTTCAGAGCTTCAGCTGGAACG GCAGAGGATTCACAGATAAAGTGGATCGACTAAAACTGGCAGAAATAGTAAAACAAGTTATCGAAGAGCAGACAAACTCCCATGACTCTCAATAG
- the ALDH2 gene encoding aldehyde dehydrogenase, mitochondrial, with the protein MLQAAVRVSRLCRGPARLGAPFSAAATSPIPAPNPRPDIACNKIFINNEWHDAVSKKTFPTINPATGEVICQVAEGDKADVDKAVKAARAAFQLGSPWRRMDASHRGKLLNRLADLIERDRAYLAALETLDNGKPYSIAYLVDLDMVVKCLRYFAGWSDKFHGKTIPLDGDFFCYTRHEPVGVCGQIIPWNFPLLMQAWKLGPALATGNVVVMKVAEQTPLSALYVANLVKEAGFPPGVVNIVPGYGPTAGAAISSHMDVDKVAFTGSTEVGHLIQKAAAESNLKRVTLELGGKSPNIIMSDADMDWAVDQAHFALFFNQGQCCCAGSRTYVQEDIYHEFVERSIEKAKARVVGNPFDFKTEQGPQVDEEQFKKILGYISTGKREGAKLLCGGSAAADRGYFIQPTVFGDVQDNMTIAREEIFGPVMQILKFKTIEEVIERANDSKYGLAAAVFTKDLDKANYVSQSLRAGTVWINCYDVFGAQAPFGGYKASGNGRELGEYGLEAYVEVKNVTIKIPQKNS; encoded by the exons ATGTTGCAGGCGGCGGTTCGCGTCTCCCGGCTCTGCCGCGGCCCAGCCCGGCTCGGGGCACCGTTCTCGGCCGCCGCCACCTCCCCCATCCCGGCGCCTAACCCGCGGCCCGACATCGCCTGTAACAAG ATTTTCATAAACAATGAATGGCATGATGCCGTCAGTAAGAAAACCTTCCCTACTATCAATCCGGCAACAGGAGAAGTTATCTGCCAGGTTGCTGAGGGCGATAAG GCAGATGTGGACAAGGCCGTTAAGGCCGCCAGGGCCGCTTTCCAGCTGGGCTCGCCTTGGAGAAGGATGGACGCTTCTCATCGGGGGAAGCTGCTGAATCGTCTTGCGGACCTGATCGAGAGGGACCGGGCTTACCTGGCG GCACTGGAGACTCTGGATAACGGCAAACCGTACTCCATCGCCTACCTGGTGGATCTGGACATGGTGGTCAAGTGTCTCAG ATACTTTGCAGGCTGGTCGGATAAATTCCACGGCAAAACCATCCCGTTAGACGGAGACTTCTTCTGTTACACGAGGCATGAGCCGGTGGGAGTCTGTGGGCAGATAATTCCG tggaaCTTCCCACTGTTGATGCAAGCATGGAAACTGGGGCCTGCCCTGGCAACTGGGAACGTGGTTGTGATGAAAGTGGCGGAGCAAACCCCCCTGAGCGCTCTTTACGTGGCTAATTTGGTCAAAGAG GCTGGATTCCCACCCGGTGTGGTAAACATCGTCCCTGGCTATGGGCCCACGGCCGGCGCTGCCATCTCCTCCCACATGGATGTTGATAAAGTGGCCTTCACCGGCTCCACAGAG GTCGGGCACCTGAtccagaaggcagcagcagagagtaACCTCAAGAGGGTGACGCTGGAGCTTGGCGGGAAGAGTCCTAACATCATTATGTCCGACGCAGACA TGGACTGGGCTGTGGACCAAGCCCATTTTGCCCTCTTCTTCAACCAAgggcagtgctgctgtgctggatcCCGAACATACGTCCAGGAGGATATATATCATGAGTTTGTGGAGAGGAGCATTGAGAAGGCCAAGGCCAGGGTGGTTGGAAACCCGTTTGACTTTAAAACTGAACAGGGGCCTCAG GTAGACGAGGAGCAGTTTAAGAAGATCCTGGGTTACATTAGCACTGGGAAGCGAGAAGGAGCCAAACTGCTGTGTGGTGGCAGCGCCGCTGCAGACAGAGGCTACTTCATCCAGCCAACTGTCTTTGGTGATGTGCAGGACAACATGACGATTGCCAGGGAGGAG ATATTTGGGCCGGTCATGCAGATTTTGAAATTCAAAACAATCGAGGAAGTCATTGAGAGAGCAAATGACTCCAAGTATGGTCTGGCAGCCGCAGTCTTCACAAAGGATCTTGACAAAGCGAACTATGTGTCCCAGAGCCTGCGAGCTGGAACAGTTTG GATAAACTGCTATGATGTGTTTGGTGCGCAAGCCCCGTTTGGCGGCTACAAAGCTTCTGGGAATGGGCGAGAGCTGGGAGAATACGGTCTGGAGGCATATGTAGAGGTGAAAAAT gtgACGATCAAAATCCCGCAGAAAAACTCCTAA